The following is a genomic window from Candidatus Omnitrophota bacterium.
NNNNNNNNNNNNNNNNNNNNNNNNNNNNNNNNNNNNNNNNNNNNNNNNNNNNNNNNNNNTATCGCAGATAATGATACCGGGTTGCAGATCATAGACGTCTCCGATCCCGCGGCCCCTGCCCTGGTCGGAAGTCTTAATACATCTGGCGGGACGCGAGCTGTTTCCATAGCGGGCAACTATGCCTATATCGCAGATAATGATACCGGGTTGCAGATCATAGACGTCTCCGATCCCGCGGCCCCTGCCCTGGTCGGAAGTCTTAATACATCTGGCGGGACGCGAGCTGTTTCCATAGCGGGCAACTATGCCTATGCTGTAAGTAATGATGCCAGTTTGCATGTCATAGACATTTCCGATCCCGCGGTGCCGGTCCTATTGGCTCATTCCGATGAATGCAGCCTTGCTGTAGGGATTTGCCTTCTCGGGAATTATCTCTATATTGCCGATGAAGAGTCTAGTTTGCATATATATGATGTCTCCCAGCCGTTTAAACTTAGTGTCAGTCCCATATCCAGATATTGGAGGATTAAATTAGGTCTTACGGATGCGTACGGAAATGCATCTTATGCAACCAGGACTGTATGGACAGTTCCTTATAACAACGCTCCATCCATAGAAGGCATCGATATTTCTAGAGAATCAGGGAATTTGGCAAACTCAGTCGGTAGATTGCATATCTCAGGTTGCTTTGCTTCCCGTATTTATACCTTAGGAACTTATGCTTACTTGATAGGCTCTCGGGAGGGAGTTCTGAAGGTCGTAGACGTCTCCGATCCCGCGGCCCCTGCCCTGGTCGGAAGCCTTGATACATCTAGTTATGCATACGACGTCTACGTTTCCGGGAATTACGCCTACCTTGCAGGTTCTAATGCGGGTTTACAGATCATAGACGTCTCCGATCCCGCGGCCCCTGCCCTGGTCGGGCGTCTTGATACATCCGGTTTTGCAAGAGGCGTCCATGTTTCCGGGAATTACGCCTATATCGCAAATGATAAAGCAGGATTACATATCGTAGACGTCTCCGATCCCACAGCTCCGACACTGGTCGGAAGCATTGAATTAAACGGCACCTCCAAAACCGTCTGTGTTTCCGGGAATTACGCCTACGTCGCCTGTTGGTCAGGAGGACTGCAGATCATTGATGTTTCCAATCCCGCGTCTCCGGTCTTAGTTGGAAGTTTTGATACCAGTTGTGATTTTGTCGACGTTTCCGGGAATTATGCCTATATTGCAAATGACTGTGTTGGCTTACAGATAGTAGATGTTTCCAATCCCGCGTCTCCGGTCTTAGTTGGAAGTCTTGATGAATATCCAGCTTTTAAGGTCCGCGTTTCCGGCAAATACGCATATGTTGTGAATACCTATGATGAATTGCTGATTATCGATATCTCTGACCCCGCGGCCCCTGCTTTATTTAGAAAATTAGGTGCGATGTTGGATATCAGAGATGTTTTTGTTTCGGGTGATTATATATATGTTACCAATAATGAGTTTTATACTTTTTATAGTTATAGTTTAAGTATTGTAGAAGGCAGGGAGGAGCAGCCCAGTTTAATAGCCCGCGCCGTTGGCGCCGCAGACCCTGATATATATACTACCTGGGATAGCATGTTGGAATACAGATGGGATTTTGATAACGACAATGTATGGGATACGGGATTCTTAAACGAGGATTCTATAGTCCTGCCCTACCATGCCAGCGCCGTTGCCTGTGAGGTCAGGGACAGGTTTAGCGCAACGGCTAAAGCCGAGGCCTCTATTATGGGTGACGTTAACGGTGACGGCAGAATAACCAGAGCGGATATAAGAAAGATGCATGCCGCAATGAAAGGATCGGTTACCCTTAGCGAAGAAGAGTTCAGGCGCGCCGATGTTTACCCTAACCCCGGCACGGAGGGGCGCGTCAGGGGCGACGGGAAGATCACGAAGCACGATACCTGGAGATTATACAGGTACATCTTTGGGCATATTTTAAACAGCAACCTGTAAATAAAAACAGGTAGATATTTTTCTGCTTCCCGCCATTTTATCTTTCCACCATAGATTTTTTTCCTTTCTGCCTATTGCAGAGCCGTTGTTTTTCTGCTATAATTAACCCTTCTGGACAGGATAGGAGGGTTAAGATGATACAGAGATATTCACTTCCCGAAATGAGCAAGGTCTGGGAGGACGAGTCCAAGTTCTCCAAAATGCTCCAAATAGAAATACTCACCTGCGAGGCCCTTTCTAAACTCAAGAAGATCCCCGCCGCCGCGGTCTCCAATATCAAGCGCAAAGCAAAGTTTAACATCAAGCAAATACAGAGGTTAGAAGAGAAGACCCACCACGATATCGTGGCGTTCGTGAACAACGTCTCGCGATACATCGGCAGGGACGCGCAATATTTCCATATGGGCATCACCTCATCCGACCTTCTGGATACGGCGCTGGCGCTGCAGATGAGGGAGGCAGCCGACATATTGATCGATGGTTTGAGCGTCCTGTTGCGGGAACTGAAGAAGAAGGCAAAGAAATATAAGGATACGCCTTGCATGGGCAGGTCGCACGGCGTACACGCTGAGCCGACCACATTCGGCCTGAAGATGGCGCTTGCCTATGATGAGATGCGGCGCAATCTTGAGCGGCTGCAATGGGCGAAATACGAGATCTCCGTGGGCAAGATTTCGGGGGCTGTAGGCACCTATTCCAACATAGACCCGCGCGTTGAGCAATACGTCTGCCGTAAGCTCAATATCAGGCCGGCGGCGATCTCCACCCAGGTGATCCAGAGGGATATTCACGCGGTATTCGTTAACGTGCTTGCCTTGATAGGCGCTTCCCTTGAGAAGATGGCTTTGGAGTTCCGGCATTTGCAGCGCACAGAGGTGCTTGAGGTTGAGGAGCCGTTCGCTTCCGGGCAGAAGGGTTCATCCGCCATGCCGCACAAAAGAAATCCGGTAATATGCGAGAGGATATGCGGACTGGCGCGCCTGCTGCGGGCAAACGCGCACGCTGCCTTTGAGGATGTGGCCCTGTGGCATGAGCGGGACATCAGCCATTCTTCCGTTGAGCGCGTCATTTTACCCGACTCAACATTGGCTCTGGATTATATGCTGAACAAAATGATCTATGTTGTATCGGGGCTTAATGTATACCCGGAAAATATGATGGCTAACATCGTGAGGTCCAAGGGGCTGTTTTTCTCGCAGAAGATACTGGTCGCTCTTATGAATAAAGGGCTTAACCGCCCCAGGGCATACGACATAGTGCAAAGGGCGGCAATGCAGTGCTGGAAGCGCAGGGTCAGCTTTAAAGAGGTCTTGCTTGAAGATAAGGCCGTGATGAAACATATGTCTTACAAAGAACTGGATGACTGTTTTAAACTGGATGCCTATTTGAAGAACGTAGGCATGATATTCAACCGATTGGGATTATGATCATGGAAAAGCGGAATAAGATCTACGAAGGCAAGGCAAAGATAATTTACGAGACGGATAACCCCGATCTTGTTATCCAATACTTCAAAGACGACGCCACCGCGTTTGACGCCGCGAAAAGAGGCACGATACTTCAGAAAGGCGTATGCAATAATAAGATCTCTACCCGGCTGTTTGAGTATCTTTACGGTAAGGGCATACCCACGCATTTTGAAAAGATGCTTTCAGACAGAGAGATGCTGGTCAAGAAGGTCAGGATCATTCCGCTTGAGGTGACCATGCGCAATATTACAGCCGGCGGCATGAGCAAATTACTGGGCATAGAAGAGGGCATCACGCTGGAGAGCCCCGTTTTTGAGTATCATTATAAGAACGATTCTTTGCATGATCCTTTAATAAACGATTACCACGCGATAGCGCTTAAGCTGGCTACCGCTGATGAGTTGAATACGATTAAGGCGTTGTCTTTTAAGATAAACGAGTACCTCAAAATTTTCTTTTCCGAAAGGGGCCTGGATCTGGTTGACTTTAAGCTTGAATTCGGCAGGCACAAGGGGACGGTGATCTTAGCCGACGAGATCTCACCCGATACCTGCCGCCTATGGGAGAAGGGCACGGGGCGCAAGCTCGATAAAGACAGATTCCGCCGCGATTTGGGCAGCGTTGAAGAGGCCTACCAGGAAGTTTTGAATAAGGTCCTGCAATAAATCACAAAAGTATGGTCTATAGGGTTGAGGTCAAAGAAAGGCAGGGGGTCTTTGATGCCGTAGGAGAAGGCATCAAAAAGGATATCCTTGATCTGGGGATAAATTCTGTCTCAGAAGTCAGGTTTATCAGGGTATATTATATTGAGAGCGGACTCAAAGAGGATAAGATCAGGCATATCGCGGAGGAGCTGCTTATTGACCCGGTGATAGAAGCATATTCCTTATCCGCGGCGGCCGATGAGGGATACCAGGCAATAGAAGTGGCGTATAACGCCGGCGTGATGGATCCGGCTGAGGAGTCCGCTCTTAAGGCGGTTAAGGATCTGGGTATTGAAGGCGTAAGGCGTATAGCGGGCGCAAAAAAATACTTGCTCAAGGGAGATCCAAGCGGGCAGGAGATCAGGGCCATTTGCGAAAAACTGCTCTACAATAAATTGATACAGCATATTGTAAAGGGGGATGCCGCCTCATACATAACTACCCATTCGGCAGAATATAGATTTCAATTAAACACCGTAGATCTGCTGGGCGCTGGGCCAAAGCGGCTTAAGCAGATAAGCAAAGAAGGGCAGTTGTTCCTTAATCTCAACGAGATGAAGGAGATCAAGAAGTATTTCGCGAAACTCGGCCGCAACCCCACTGACTGCGAATTGGAGACACTGGCGCAGACCTGGTCTGAGCACTGCGGGCATAAGACATTCCGCGGCAAGATCCTTTATAAGAAAGACGGCAAGACAACCAGGATCAACAATCTGCTTAAATCAACGATAATGAAGGTAACCAGGGAATTGAACAAGCCCTGGTGCGTTTCGGTATTCAAAGATAACGCCGGCATTATAAAATTTGACGATAATTACAATGTATGTTTTAAGGTAGAGACGCATAATCATCCGTCGGCGCTTGAGCCGTTCGGCGGGGCGAATACCGGCATAGGCGGCGTGATCCGCGATATCTTAGGCACGGGGCTGGGGGCTAAACCGGTCCTGAATACGGATGTATTCTGTTTCGGGCCTCCCGATACTTCTCAAGATAATGTGCCGGAGGGCGTACTCCACCCCAAGAGGGTGGCTAAGGGCGTGGTCGCCGGAGTAAGGGATTACGGCAATAAAATGGGGATACCCACGGTGAACGGCGCGGTATTGTTTGACGACGCCTACATCGGCAATCCTCTGGTTTATTGCGGCACCGCGGGAATTATGCCCAAAGGCAGGTCATTTAAGCAGACAAAGAAAGGCGATCTGATCGTCGTTGCCGGAGGCAGGACAGGCCGCGACGGGATACACGGAGCGACATTTTCTTCAGGCGAACTCACCTCTGAGTCAGAGACGGTTTCTTCGGGCGCCGTGCAGATCGGCAATCCCATACAGGAAAAAAAACTGCTTGATACGATACTCAAGGCGCGCGACGCCGGGCTCTACAATGCTATCACCGATTGCGGCGCCGGCGGGCTGTCCAGCGCGGTGGGAGAGATGGGCGTTGATCTGGGGGCGCGCGTTGACCTGGAAAAGGCGCCTTTGAAATACAAAGGGCTTTCCTACGCGGAGATCTGGATCTCCGAGGCGCAGGAGAGAATGGTGCTGGCAGTGCCGAAGGAGAAAATAGAGAAACTGCTTGAGGTATTCAAGTCCGAGAATGTTGAGGCGACCCGCATAGGTGAATTCACAGGGACCGGCCGGCTGGAGTTATTCTACGATAAAAATAAGGTCTGTGACCTGGATATGGATTTTTTACATAACGGCCTGCCTCAGATCGAGAAAAAGGCGGTCAGCGTGAGAAGAACGCATAAAGAGCCGGCATTGCCAAAGGATAAGGACTTAACGCCGTACTTATTTAAACTGCTCTCGCATTATAATATCTGTTCTAAAGAGTGGATCATCAGGCAGTATGACCATGAGGTCCAGGGCGGTTCAGTAGTTAAGCCCCTGACCGGAATTCTAAACGATGGGCCTTCTGACGCGGCAGTGGTAAGGCCGCTTCTGGATTCACGCAAAGGGCTGATAATATCCTGCGGCATAAACTACAGGTTCGGCAGGATCGACCCCTATTGGATGGCCGCTTCTTGTATTGACGAGGCGCTGAGGCAGGTTATTTCTGTGGGCGGTTCTCTTGACAGGGTGGCATTGCTGGATAACTTCTGCGCCGGAAATCCGGATAAGCCCGACAGGCTAGGCGGACTGGTTGAGGCAGCCAGAGGCTGCTACAGGGCTGCCAGGGATTTCGGAGTCCCTTTCGTATCCGGCAAAGACAGCTTGAATAACGAATACCGCGTAGGCGATAGATCAATTGCCATTCCCTGCACCTTGCTGATATCCGCGATGGCGGTAATGGAGGACGTATCCGACGCTGTTACGATGAGCGCGAAACAGGCAGGCGACCTCATATACATTGCCGGCAATACCCGCGACGAATTAGGCGGTTCGCATTTTTATGATATCCTGGGGTCTCTCGGCAACAACGTTCCCAAGGTCAACGCGAAGGCCGCGAAAAAAACAATGGATGCCTTGAGCAGGGCGGCGCGGAAAAAGCTGGTCCGGGCGATACATGACTGTTCTGAAGGCGGGATCGCCGTATGCGCTGCCGAAATGGCGTTTGCCGGCGGCCTGGGAATGGATATATTCCTGGCAGAGGTCCCTTACTCAGCGCAAAATCCCAAATATAAGAATTACGATGCGGCAATAATGTTTTCCGAGTCCAATTCCCGCTTTTTGGTAGAGGTGCCGAAACAGGAACAGAAGGAATTTGAAAGGACTATGAAGGGCCTGCCGCTGGGGCTTATCGGCTGTGTCTGTGATAATAACAAATTTAACATATACGGGCTGGAT
Proteins encoded in this region:
- a CDS encoding phosphoribosylaminoimidazolesuccinocarboxamide synthase — protein: MEKRNKIYEGKAKIIYETDNPDLVIQYFKDDATAFDAAKRGTILQKGVCNNKISTRLFEYLYGKGIPTHFEKMLSDREMLVKKVRIIPLEVTMRNITAGGMSKLLGIEEGITLESPVFEYHYKNDSLHDPLINDYHAIALKLATADELNTIKALSFKINEYLKIFFSERGLDLVDFKLEFGRHKGTVILADEISPDTCRLWEKGTGRKLDKDRFRRDLGSVEEAYQEVLNKVLQ
- the purL gene encoding phosphoribosylformylglycinamidine synthase subunit PurL, translated to MVYRVEVKERQGVFDAVGEGIKKDILDLGINSVSEVRFIRVYYIESGLKEDKIRHIAEELLIDPVIEAYSLSAAADEGYQAIEVAYNAGVMDPAEESALKAVKDLGIEGVRRIAGAKKYLLKGDPSGQEIRAICEKLLYNKLIQHIVKGDAASYITTHSAEYRFQLNTVDLLGAGPKRLKQISKEGQLFLNLNEMKEIKKYFAKLGRNPTDCELETLAQTWSEHCGHKTFRGKILYKKDGKTTRINNLLKSTIMKVTRELNKPWCVSVFKDNAGIIKFDDNYNVCFKVETHNHPSALEPFGGANTGIGGVIRDILGTGLGAKPVLNTDVFCFGPPDTSQDNVPEGVLHPKRVAKGVVAGVRDYGNKMGIPTVNGAVLFDDAYIGNPLVYCGTAGIMPKGRSFKQTKKGDLIVVAGGRTGRDGIHGATFSSGELTSESETVSSGAVQIGNPIQEKKLLDTILKARDAGLYNAITDCGAGGLSSAVGEMGVDLGARVDLEKAPLKYKGLSYAEIWISEAQERMVLAVPKEKIEKLLEVFKSENVEATRIGEFTGTGRLELFYDKNKVCDLDMDFLHNGLPQIEKKAVSVRRTHKEPALPKDKDLTPYLFKLLSHYNICSKEWIIRQYDHEVQGGSVVKPLTGILNDGPSDAAVVRPLLDSRKGLIISCGINYRFGRIDPYWMAASCIDEALRQVISVGGSLDRVALLDNFCAGNPDKPDRLGGLVEAARGCYRAARDFGVPFVSGKDSLNNEYRVGDRSIAIPCTLLISAMAVMEDVSDAVTMSAKQAGDLIYIAGNTRDELGGSHFYDILGSLGNNVPKVNAKAAKKTMDALSRAARKKLVRAIHDCSEGGIAVCAAEMAFAGGLGMDIFLAEVPYSAQNPKYKNYDAAIMFSESNSRFLVEVPKQEQKEFERTMKGLPLGLIGCVCDNNKFNIYGLDNKVCASAKARHLKDAWQKPMRW
- the purB gene encoding adenylosuccinate lyase, translated to MIQRYSLPEMSKVWEDESKFSKMLQIEILTCEALSKLKKIPAAAVSNIKRKAKFNIKQIQRLEEKTHHDIVAFVNNVSRYIGRDAQYFHMGITSSDLLDTALALQMREAADILIDGLSVLLRELKKKAKKYKDTPCMGRSHGVHAEPTTFGLKMALAYDEMRRNLERLQWAKYEISVGKISGAVGTYSNIDPRVEQYVCRKLNIRPAAISTQVIQRDIHAVFVNVLALIGASLEKMALEFRHLQRTEVLEVEEPFASGQKGSSAMPHKRNPVICERICGLARLLRANAHAAFEDVALWHERDISHSSVERVILPDSTLALDYMLNKMIYVVSGLNVYPENMMANIVRSKGLFFSQKILVALMNKGLNRPRAYDIVQRAAMQCWKRRVSFKEVLLEDKAVMKHMSYKELDDCFKLDAYLKNVGMIFNRLGL